A genomic segment from Toxotes jaculatrix isolate fToxJac2 chromosome 6, fToxJac2.pri, whole genome shotgun sequence encodes:
- the plekhb2 gene encoding pleckstrin homology domain-containing family B member 2 — MAMVKSGWLHRQSTILRRWKRNWFDLWADGRLVFYNDQQRRDMEDDIHMRVDSINIRGSAACQELNPPEGKTRDALLQIVCRDGRVISLCADSADDALAWTMALQDARINAVVAAPQISFAQEVMASAPPPYSEYAPPPQAYAPGPYGDYAAPPPHATQIVYSADRQPYAVAYPYQYQGGYPAAGVNRVIIRERRHDDGGDVALGMLAGAATGLALGSLFSVF; from the exons ACCATACTGCGTAGGTGGAAAAGAAACTGGTTTGATTTGTGGGCTGATGGCCGACTTGTTTTCTATAATGATCAACAACGCCGTGACATGGAGGATGATATTCACATGAGGGTCGACAGCATTAACATCCGCGGCTCTGCTGCATGTCAAG AGCTGAACCCACCAGAGGGGAAGACGCGCGATGCCTTGCTCCAGATAGTGTGCAGAGATGGACGGGTCATCAGTCTGTGTGCAGACAGTGCAGATGATGCTCT GGCTTGGACCATGGCACTTCAGGATGCCAGAATTAATGCA gTGGTTGCTGCTCCTCAGATCAGCTttgcacaggaagtgatggcATCTGCTCCACCCCCTTACTCAGAATATGCTCCCCCACCTCAG GCTTATGCTCCAGGCCCATATGGAGACTATGCTGCACCTCCTCCACATGCTACTCAGATTGTGTACTCTGCTGACAGGCAGCCCTACGCTGTTGCTTATCCGTATCAGTACCAAG GTGGGTACCCTGCCGCTGGAGTGAACCGTGTTATTATTCGGGAGCGCCGGCACGATGATGGGGGAGATGTAGCTTTGGGCATGCTCGCTGGAGCTGCGACTGGTTTGGCACTCGGCTCTCTCTTCTCCGTCTTTTAG